In Rhipicephalus sanguineus isolate Rsan-2018 chromosome 1, BIME_Rsan_1.4, whole genome shotgun sequence, the DNA window TAAGGTGGAGCTAACGTTCCTATTTTGCGTGCAACTTTAGTACTCTGTGGGATTTCGTCTTCAAAGGTGGTTGAATACGAGGCTGAGCCAACGCTCGTGCACTTTGGCTGACATAATTTCTTTCTTAAAGGAAGAATCTAGCTTGTCATCTTGCTTTTTTCTCATGGTGTTGACACACTCTGTCTTTCTCACAATTTCTTTTACAGGATGATACCTATAACGTGAACTCAAGGAAACGACACAAGGCACACAAAGAGGAGCGTCCTTGTCCTGAATTCGCGCTACATCATGACATACTAACTAGCCCAtaccatttcatgcgaagctgaATGTGGCAGTGGGCGTGGCCGcagtaccaaaagtaaaaaattactcgcgtaactcgtctcgtcagtcagtcagtcaatgaactttatttataaattgtcctgaggagccgattcccctcaagagggagggtcggctgcgggccgcgcccacgtggggacaggaagagcgagcccctccgccaaattgcgggccctctggacagcccggatttggacctcccggtccgagctggtgattgccgtcctccaggcgtcctctgtgctgagattctcgcaatcgcgcagcgccgtgcattgccagagcatgtgggctaacgtgcatcgtctctcatcgcaatgagggcagtgcggctttatgctgtcaataaatttgctgtacactaaaggcgacgggtaagtacccgtttgcagcattcttaatgtgactgactgggtcctcgagagttgcgggtgcgggagtggaaagctacgcctggccaattgataatgtttgcagatctcattaaaggtgaggagagaatcaagctgccggatgccatccccaaaattagatgccgattgcccgtcacggtgagacagttcgcgtgcgcgggtatgggcaagctcattggcattggggataacagggtggacatccttgcccatgtgggcaggaaaccaggtgatgttgccgtcgatttctgtgcaatttggtcttttggtaagaatatgggccgcctgctcacagattgacccggtcatgaacgctcgtgcagcaGCCCGAGAATCAGTGAAAATGCGCGTGCGCATGGGAATCGCCACGGCCAGTGCTATAGCAGCCTGCTCTGCCCTGGCCGGCGTGGTATCTCGAAGAGATGCTGCTGTGAGGAGTTTACCGTGAAGGTCAGTGACCACAGCCACGAAATTGGCTGTGCCGGGATACTGTGCTGCGTCAACGAACGCCACAAGTTCAGGGGTGGCAGAGGCGGAACTGAGTAGCGACCTAGCCCTAGCGGCCCGGCGGCCGACATTATAGAGTGGGTGAACGTTTCTAGGAATTGGTGAGACCGTAATCTGTTCCCTCAATTTGGGtggaagttgtatctttttgtcTGCTACCATAGTTGGTTCGCAGCCCAGAAACTCCAGGATGCGCCTCCCAGCTTTGGAAGAGGACAGTCGTGCAGCTTGTGCTGTTTGTTGCGCTTCTGCAATCTCATTAAATGTATTATGCATACCAAGAGCATTGAGCCTTTCCTCATTAGTGTTGTTTGGAAGACCCAAAACCTTCTTAATGCACTTTCGAATAATCGCATCCAGTTTCCCTtgttctttcctttcccacctatgCGCTGCGGCAATGTAATTAGTGTGACTCATAAGAAAGGCATGGAAAAGCCTCATGAGGTTGGCCTCACAAAGCCCTCCACGCCTGTTAGATACCCGAAGTATAAGCTTAACCATGTTCTCCGCCTTCGCCGCAATACGGGTCAGAGTATGAGAGTTACTTCCGTGCTCCTCCAGGAACATGCCTAATATCCGAATTTTATTGACTCGTGGGATGGCCTGCCCTGACCGTGTGTGAATTTTGATCCTAATCTCTTCCGGCGGAAATGGAATGGTGGTGAACTTGCGCttctgctgtgtgtacaggagaagCTCCGACTTGACGGTCGACAAGTGCAGCCCCGTGCTATCCAAAAACTCTTCCGTGCACCTGAGGGCCTGCTGGAGGGACTCCTCAACGTCTCCGTCTCTACCCCCAGTGCACCATATAGtaatatcgtccgcatacagcGCATGTCCGATGCGGCCGATACGAGCGAGTTCGAGTGAGAGTTTCCTCATCGCGATGTTAAAAATTAATGGCGAAATGACCGATCCCTGAGGGGTTCCCCTAGGTCCAAGGTGAAATTCCTTGGAGCAGAGGTCCCCGAGCCGAATTGTGGCAACGCGATCCCTGAGAAAAGAGCGGACGAACCCGTAAAAGCGGGCCCCCAATCCCAACTCGGAGATCGAATCCAGTATGTGGGCATGTGAGATATCATCAAAAGCTTTCTCCAGATCGAGTGCAAGAATCCCTCGAACATCTGTGGTGTCTATTTCAAGAATCTGATGTTTAATCATTTTCATAACGTCTTGCGTAGAGAGCGCGGGACGAAAGCCAATGAGATTGAAAGGAAAGAGCTCGTAGTGTTCAATGTGATGGGAGATTCGGTTAAGGATTGCATGCTCTGCGACCTTACCCACGCAAgacgtgagcgagattggtcggagCGTGCCGAGTCCGAGAGGTTTACCAGGCTTGGGAATGAGGACGACAGAGGCCGTTCGCCACTCCTCCGGCACCTGCCCCGACTCCCACACCCGGTTGACCTCGTCAGTTAGAAGCTCAATGGATCTATCGTCCAGATTTTTAAGTAGCCTGTTAGTGATACCATCCGGCCCGGGAGCCGACTTTCCATTGAGATTGAAAAGGACCGCCCTAATCTCCGCCGTGTCGAAGGGGGAGTCCAGCACTGCATGCTCCAGGCCGGAAAAATTCGGGTAGTCTGCATCCGTGGTAGCCCCCAGGGGGAGGTACCTATCCGCCAGCTGTTGTAAGATTTGATCATCGGAGAGTCCAGCAGACCTCTCCTTGTGAATGAGCCGATCAACAGTGTGTCTCTGATTAGATTTAGTTTGCTTATCTCCGAGGAGGTGCTTGAGAATGTTCCATTTTGCCCCTGACCGCATCTGCCCATCGACAGCGTTACAGACCTCATCCCATTGTTGTCTAGCCAGGGTTTGGCTGTACGACTCAATTTCCTGATTGAGTAGAGCAATTTTCCGTCTGAGCCGCCTGTTGAGTCGCTGCGTACGCCATCTGTTAAGTATGGAGTTTTTGGCTTCAAGGAGCCTCGCTAGGCGGCTGTCCATGCGCTCGGTTTTGAGATCCGTCTCCACCACCTTAGTGGCAGCTTTGACATCTGTCTTAAGCCGCTCAAGTAGCTGGCCAAGATCATCGTACTCATTTTCATCGCTCTTTCTGAGTTCCCGAAAGGCATCCCAATCAACAATTTTGAAAACCTGCGGCCGTGGTGCTTTAATCGCGAGGGAGATAGACGCGATGAAATGGTCACTCCCCAAGTTCTCATGCAAGTTCTGCCAGAAAGGGCACTCGACGTTCCTGACAAAGGCCAGGTCCGGCGTGGTATCCCTTGCTACAGAATTACCGAGGCGTGTGGGAAAGGTGTGATCAGTAACTAATAACATGTTAAGATTGGTAGTATGCTGCAGAAGCGCCCGCCCCTTAGCCGTATTATTGATATAGCCCCATGTCTGATGTTGCGCATTGAAGTCGCCAGCAACTGTAAACGGAGCCGAGCCCGCGATTTTGGAGGCTTTGCCGAGAAGCGCATTGAAAGTCTCCCGAGTATCAGATGGTGAGCTATAAACGTTCAGTATGAAAAGGTGCTCCTTAAGCCGAAAGTTTAGGATTAACTCAATGAATACGTGTTCCACCTTTAGGTCTGGGCGTACCTCGCGAACCTCAAAGGAGAACTCTTTGGATATGAGCGTGGCGACCCCGCGTTTTCCTTCCCCCCAGCAGGCCACGGAGCGATAACCCCGAAGGGCCACCTCTCCTTTAAGGGTCTCCTGGAGGAGTATTACGGCTGGCTTATTCGCCTGTGAGCTAACGAACTGCTGCAAGACTGCCTTCTTCCGCTGGAAGCTCgcgcaattccattgccaaatgaCAAATTCCTTATTTAGCTTCGCCATGATTGCTACTTAAGTTttgctccaccaccaccacccttgCAGAAAGGGACTGGATGATAGAGCTGACACCAGCGATGGCTTCCTTAATTTCACGGACCGCCCCCGTAATTTCCTGTTTAAAGTCACTGAACTCCTTCTCAATATCTACCGGAGGGTCAGCGGCTTTTCGCTTACCGCCTCTAGGTTGTGTCTCGGCCTGCTGCACTTTCACCGCCCCTTCCGGCGTGCGTTCGCGCTGCCTAAGCTCCTCAACTAATGCTTTAATCTCCTGAAGCTCACTCCTCAGAGTTGCATTCTCACGCTCTAGCTGCTGTATTCTAGCCGTAGCTTGCTCTGGCAACTGGCGCTGCACGATAGTGCGAGACTCACGTTTTTGGCCAACTCGTTCAGCCCAGGTAGGTTCCTGTTGAATCCGGACACAGGAGGCAGACCTATCCATCGAGCGAGAGCGGTGACCCGCACCCTGTCCAGGAGTATCAAGTCCGCCCCCCTGGTTGACTCCGAGCCCGGCAGCTTGCTGTGGCACGAACTCCCCGCGATGCTTGTTTGCTTTTCTGCGTCGTCGCCTTCTACGCCGAACGATGTAGGGGACCTGGTACCTGCTTTTGCAGGCCCGATCTGCCGTCGGATGCGCTCCACAGATGGAGCACTTCGGCTGGCACGTGTGATTCTCAGGGGGCGATGAGACCCCACAGTCCGGGCAGGTGATGACCGTAGGGGTAGGACAAACGTCCGAGCGATGTCCCAGTTTTCCGCAGGTTCGACAGGCGTCGATTTGTCGTCGGTAGAGAGTGCACCTGATCATGTTCGTCCCACACATGACGTAGTTTGGAACTTTCATACCGTCGAACAGGACGATCACCGTGGGCGTTTGCTTGATGCGCCGTACTCCGAGAACCTTCGGATTTCTCGCGTGCACGAAGAGCTCACCATGCCGGTCGTCAGACAGCTCAGGGTCAATACCCCGAACAACTCCTCTGCACGTATCTCCGGGTGGCGTCACATAAGTAGAGACTTCATGGAGCGTTTCTCCCACGCGAATTCGCTTCACTTTAGCGTAGGCTTCCGCGTTCCTAGCGTGTGGCGTGCTGATCACAAAAATGTTCTGCATTTCATTGGCACAAACAATATCCTCCTCTGCCTGCGGCGGGCCGAGACaagcagccaggggcgtagccagaaatttttttcggggggggttcaaccatactttatgaatgttcgtgcgtgcgtttgtatgtgtgcgtgtatatgtacgcaagcaaaactgaaaaatttcgggagggggtttgaaccccccccccccccccttggctacgcccctgcaattgCAGCCATTACCAAAGCTTGGGTAACCTTGAGTCGACTGACCTTGCGCACATCCATGCCTCCCTTTGGACGCACGACAACCCGGTAGTGATCTTTAGGCAATCGTGGCAGGCGCGTCGCGGCGATGAGCTTGTTCATCGGCCCCTTCGGGTGCGCTGGACGGGCGGCACTATTACCGGCACTGAGGCCAGGGCTGTCGCCGGGCGTAAAATCCTGACGCTGCTTCTTCCGAGAGTGGGCAACAATCCATCCGGAGGCTTCATCCTCCTGCCTGGAGATTTCTTCGCCGAAGACCATCTCCTCGAGCGGCATCCTCGAAGCGTCTCGCTCGGCAGGCCGAGCAGAGCGCCAACGTGGCACGGGGTGAAAAACCCCAATAAAAGGTCGAAAACTTGATCTACCCGCAAAAGTCGGGTATCCACTCGATCCTTGAAAGAAACTGAATCAGATGAGTCGAAAAAAACCGAGGTCGATCGGCAAAGTTGCGGCCAAAAACATTGAAAAAAGCAGGAGCCGATGCGAGCGCGTCCGCCTCGCGTCTAGCAAGcccgttcacttggtatacacgaaaattggcacggaggggcacgaatgtacgtatgccgaacacgaccgataggtcatcaCTAAATTGACATGCTTgtcatttgcgtaacgactaacaatactaatatggtgtgtggcgcgcaaacccgctttctgtagccataaataattctgacgatgtgtggtctgacgatttgtttccgtcaggttataaaaaacgtggtggtcaccaatatcgctgtcaacatgttagacttacccatacatcttgaagaactgaccgcataggtaaaatgtatgcgaaaaaatacatgaaaaaaaaactaggtcccttatgcattcgcctgagatgtctcgaaaacgaaagccatctttttcgtcagtcgatgcattcatcctccctcgcccctctccgaaagctttctgcgcataacgtggtttcggactgccgacaggatcgaaggcagtccgaaacctgcttttacattgcctccgtgatcggccaccgatcacggaggcaatgcaaagcgaccatgtcatgtgatggcgtcatcatataacgtcacgttgaatgacgtcatagtgacgtcacaagttctgtcgacgtcattcgcgtgatgattttgtgcatcactcgtgttggctacgcgggacgcggacggtcaattttcgtgtttgatgaggcatctaaggctttagcctaaaaaaaagacaaaccaaagaaaatgaaacgataacagtgcaacatcgtgtatgcctcacttcatgttacgagcgatcgcccgaaaacaaacgtgattctcagttcagagcagctcattgcacgcgtctgcgggacaaaagaggcttgctttacccgtctggtcatctctttatatttattcaagagatgaccagactcgctatttaagtactccggagcttcagcacgaaattgtggtgaaaaagcgggaaattgcacTCGGGTGCCCTGTTGGAGTGCACTGAATTgtcgcggaaacaattgtatattatgtaactactcgtccacatctttttgtaaagtctcagaaccgggcgaacgctaacctccgagaaccgtgaaaacatatatattgatggtatgcgtttaacgttgaggcagtaacgcgtttattagaagattgcagcagctgaagcgatcagcggtccaagccgagcaagcgcgagcaccaacaacaaccgtcttcgtcttcttctttcgctggcgttcttgtctgcgccctaccatgttacaaatcactcccccgcggaaaaggagccatcctggcgacctaaggaacaggtacaactggtgggtcatagtgcggcttcagtcgatcgacgtgaacagtctcgcggccgcgacgacggcggtccgtagatgattgaacaggctcaataatatagttgactggggatgtttgacgtaggacgcggtaggggccttcgtacttaggcagtagctttgtggaaaggccaggagcagaggagggaacgcgaagccacaccaacgttccaggcgaatatgacggagtaggcaggtttacgtcgtgacggtccttctggcgcgcttggtcttgggcggttaaagaacgcgcgagttgtctgcattcctcggcataattggcgacttcagataaagtcgtggattctgaagcgtccgggcggtacagaagaatggtatccataaacgaggaaggttcacggccgtaaagaaggaagaatggagagaatcctgtcgtagactgagtggcgctattgtaggcgtacgtaacaaagggtagtatgcggtcccagttggtgtggtcagcggaaacgtacatggacagcatgtcacccagtgtgcggttaaagcgctcagtcattccgttggtttgcggatggtacgcgcTGTTTGCCCATGCACAACGTTGCTttcacgaaggagggcttgcacggcttcagaaaggaacgtacgtccgcggtcgctgagtagctcgcgaggtgcgccgtggcgaagaacgagtttttgaagaatgaataagccgacttcacgtgatgtggcctctggcagcgctgcagtttcagcatagcgtgtcaggtgatcaatagcgacaatcacccagcggttcccgtcaggtgtgtagggaagggggccatacaggtctatgccgatgcgatcaaagggccgggagggacaaggcaacggctgtagtggtccagtgactgtgtgcgccgggctcttccggcgttgacacttggagcacgagcgtacgtactgtcggacaaagcggtacattccacgccagtagtaccgcagccggaggcgtgcatacgtttttattacgccggcgtggccgcactggggatccgcgtgaaaggaggcgcagatatcggcccgtagctggcgaggaatcaccagcagccatttgcggccctcaggtagttgcggcggtacaggagcccgtcgcgtacggtgaaatgtcgagctgtgcgtcgcagcgaacgagtggcggtaggcggtgatggccgagacaggaactccatgatagagactatccaagggtcctggcgctgctcagatggcatgtcagcgtatgtaagtgacgcagaatcgtagctggaaacagacgcagttccgtattcatggggaagaggagagcgggaaagagcgtcggcatctgaatgtcggcggcctgacctgtagacgacacggatgtcgtagtcttggagacgtaacgcccaacgagctagacgaccagatgggtctttgagtgacgataaccagcagagggcgtggtgatcagtcacgacatcaaatgggcggccatatacgtaaggtcgaaatttcgtgattgcccacacgatggctagacattccttttctgtgaccgaataattctcttcagctctggtgagagtgcggctggcgtaagaaacgacgtactcgtcgaagccagacttgcgttgagcaagaatagcgccaaggccgactccactagcatccgtgtggatttcggtaggggcatctgggtcaaagtgacgaagaatcggtggtgatgtcag includes these proteins:
- the LOC119383829 gene encoding uncharacterized protein LOC119383829, coding for MPLEEMVFGEEISRQEDEASGWIVAHSRKKQRQDFTPGDSPGLSAGNSAARPAHPKGPMNKLIAATRLPRLPKDHYRVVVRPKGGMDVRKAEEDIVCANEMQNIFVISTPHARNAEAYAKVKRIRVGETLHEVSTYVTPPGDTCRGVVRGIDPELSDDRHGELFVHARNPKVLGVRRIKQTPTVIVLFDGMKVPNYVMCGTNMIRCTLYRRQIDACRTCGKLGHRSDVCPTPTVITCPDCGVSSPPENHTCQPKCSICGAHPTADRACKSRYQVPYIVRRRRRRRRKANKHRGEFVPQQAAGLGVNQGGGLDTPGQGAGHRSRSMDRSASCVRIQQEPTWAERVGQKRESRTIVQRQLPEQATARIQQLERENATLRSELQEIKALVEELRQRERTPEGAVKVQQAETQPRGARDTTPDLAFVRNVECPFWQNLHENLGSDHFIASISLAIKAPRPQVFKIVDWDAFRELRKSDENEYDDLGQLLERLKTDVKAATKVVETDLKTERMDSRLARLLEAKNSILNRWRTQRLNRRLRRKIALLNQEIESYSQTLARQQWDEVCNAVDGQMRSGAKWNILKHLLGDKQTKSNQRHTVDRLIHKERSAGLSDDQILQQLADRYLPLGATTDADYPNFSGLEHAVLDSPFDTAEIRAVLFNLNGKSAPGPDGITNRLLKNLDDRSIELLTDEVNRVWESGQVPEEWRTASVVLIPKPGKPLGLGTLRPISLTSCVGKVAEHAILNRISHHIEHYELFPFNLIGFRPALSTQDVMKMIKHQILEIDTTDVRGILALDLEKAFDDISHAHILDSISELGLGARFYGFVRSFLRDRVATIRLGDLCSKEFHLGPRGTPQGSVISPLIFNIAMRKLSLELARIGRIGHALYADDITIWCTGGRDGDVEESLQQALRCTEEFLDSTGLHLSTVKSELLLYTQQKRKFTTIPFPPEEIRIKIHTR